The Coleofasciculus sp. FACHB-1120 region CGTATAAGTTAGCGCGATCGCTTGGCGTTTCATTCCCGAAGACAAACCGATTCGCTACTTGCGTCCGGAAGCGGGAAATCTCTGCCTCACTCGCGGGTTCTGTCTGGAGGGTGCGAATATGAGCCAGAATCGCCGCTTCTACCTCTGCCAAATTCTCTACCGGCAACTGCGCCCCAATATAGAAGATGCCTTGATGCCGATGGCTCATATTGCTCACCCCAATATTTGTCACCAGGTGCCTGTCTTCCCGCAAATCTCGGAACAGCCGCGACATTCGACCTTGTCCCAGAATCACGCTCAACACATCCAGCGCGTAAGTATCGGATAAGTGCGCCATTCCAGGCACTCGCCACATCATCACTAACCGCGCTTGCTGCAAGCTTTCATCAACATACTCGCGGCGGACAATTTCCCTAAAAGCAGGTTCGGGAGTGAGGGTTGAAGCGATCGCTTCCTGACTTTTGACTTCTGGCGGCTGAGTGCTGACTCCTATCTCCGTCAATCCCTCTGCCACAATTTCAATTAATTCCTCAACCGGCAAATTGCCCACAACTGCCGCTGTTATCGATTGGGGTTGATACTGACTGGCGTGGAAATCGCGCATCTGTTGCGCCGTCAGATGCTCAATTACCGCTGCTGGCCCAAGTACCTGACGCCGGTAGGGCAGGGTGTCAAATGCCACCTCCATCGCCCGCTGGTAAGTCCGACGGCGGGGATTATCTTCCGAGCGGCGAATTTCTTCTAAAACGACCAATCGCTCTCTTTGAAAGGCATCCTCTGGAATGCTCGGATTTAGCACCACATCTAGTTGCAATGGTGCCAAATGGGCAAAATCTTTAGGAGCTGTTGTGATGTAGTAGTGGGTATAGTCCTGACTGGTTGCTGCGTTTGTTACGGCACCCCGCTCTTCAATCAGTCGCTCGAATTCTCCACTGTTGAGCCTTGGTGTCCCCTTAAAAACCATGTGTTCTAGAAAGTGAGCCATGCCGTTAATGGGATCTGGCTCATCGAATGAGCCGACGTTTATCCACACGTTCAG contains the following coding sequences:
- a CDS encoding pitrilysin family protein; translated protein: MTSTLLKSTPLNAPTLHRLPNGLTIVAEQMPVEAVNLNVWINVGSFDEPDPINGMAHFLEHMVFKGTPRLNSGEFERLIEERGAVTNAATSQDYTHYYITTAPKDFAHLAPLQLDVVLNPSIPEDAFQRERLVVLEEIRRSEDNPRRRTYQRAMEVAFDTLPYRRQVLGPAAVIEHLTAQQMRDFHASQYQPQSITAAVVGNLPVEELIEIVAEGLTEIGVSTQPPEVKSQEAIASTLTPEPAFREIVRREYVDESLQQARLVMMWRVPGMAHLSDTYALDVLSVILGQGRMSRLFRDLREDRHLVTNIGVSNMSHRHQGIFYIGAQLPVENLAEVEAAILAHIRTLQTEPASEAEISRFRTQVANRFVFGNETPSDRANLYGYYQTMMGDLAPALNYPARIQALEAADLQSAAQQYLSCDAYGVVAIKPVS